From the Brassica napus cultivar Da-Ae chromosome A8, Da-Ae, whole genome shotgun sequence genome, one window contains:
- the LOC106361954 gene encoding glycosyltransferase family 92 protein At1g27200 has product MEYENGKKRKVRNRQQQLKPQFLSPRYLTISLCSFFVLLFFLSSNRISVRSDSLRPSLRLPALSVSSSMDRSLHARLFPPLRVEDRVQFPDHLLLILSTKIEKGVKKDLVCVYHGGRKEETLALPSISSDELDEFRSIVRCPNAPLNYSSSVNIQSRGDTRESEKVHDWSKVVYDAVVDADGDGDTVVVFVKGLTRRPHKESDPSNYKCHFETRVEVLLTQALAAAQEVVRCVLPESLKLNPEPFRVSVSVRVRGRSTPALPSVARIYGSDSIVKVKKKHELCVCTMLWNQAPFLREWIMYHSWLGVERWFIYDNNSDDDIQEEIKLLNSESYNVSRHVWPWIKTQEAGFSHCAVRAKSECNWVGFFDVDEFYYFPTHRSQGLPSKNALSSLVSNYTSWGLVGEIRTECHSYGPSGLTSVPSQGVTVGYTCRQANPERHKSIIRPELLTSSLLNEVHHFQMREGVGHVSLVESVAVVNHYKYQVWETFKAKFERRVATYVVDWRENQNQGSKDRAPGLGTEAVEPVDWKRRFCEVWDTGLKDLVLSSFADQVTGYLPWQRQLQE; this is encoded by the coding sequence ATGGAGTACGAGAATGGGAAGAAGAGGAAAGTTCGAAACAGACAGCAACAATTAAAACCACAGTTCTTGTCTCCAAGGTATCTAACAATAAGCCTCTGTTCTTTCTTcgtcttgctcttcttcttatcctccaaccGAATCTCCGTCCGTTCCGATTCTCTGAGACCCTCTCTTCGTCTCCCTGCTCTCTCCGTCTCATCTTCAATGGACCGTTCCCTTCACGCTAGATTATTCCCTCCATTGAGAGTCGAAGACAGAGTCCAGTTCCCAGACCACCTCCTTCTCATTCTCTCGACCAAAATCGAGAAAGGCGTGAAGAAAGACTTAGTCTGTGTTTACCACGGAGGAAGAAAGGAAGAGACTTTGGCTTTGCCGTCGATCTCTAGCGACGAACTCGACGAGTTCAGATCGATAGTTCGATGCCCAAATGCTCCTTTGAACTACTCTTCCTCTGTTAATATCCAATCCCGTGGAGATACGAGAGAGAGTGAGAAGGTTCATGATTGGTCAAAAGTTGTTTACGACGCGGTGGTTGACGCCGACGGCGACGGAGACACGGTGGTTGTGTTTGTCAAAGGGTTGACTCGAAGACCCCACAAGGAGTCAGATCCTTCTAACTACAAATGCCATTTCGAGACACGTGTCGAAGTTTTACTCACGCAAGCTCTCGCTGCGGCGCAAGAGGTAGTGAGGTGTGTTTTGCCAGAGAGCTTGAAGCTAAATCCGGAGCCGTTTCGTGTGAGTGTGAGTGTAAGAGTAAGAGGAAGATCCACGCCTGCTTTACCATCCGTCGCGAGAATCTACGGTTCAGATTCCATCgtgaaggtgaagaagaagcaTGAGCTTTGCGTTTGCACGATGCTATGGAACCAAGCTCCCTTCTTGCGCGAATGGATAATGTACCACTCGTGGTTAGGCGTCGAGCGTTGGTTTATATACGACAACAACAGCGACGACGATATTCAAGAGGAGATTAAATTGCTTAACTCGGAGAGTTACAACGTGAGCCGACACGTTTGGCCGTGGATCAAGACGCAAGAAGCTGGTTTCTCTCATTGCGCGGTTAGAGCTAAAAGTGAATGCAACTGGGTCGGGTTCTTCGACGTGGACGAGTTCTACTACTTCCCTACGCATCGCTCTCAAGGCTTACCTAGCAAAAACGCTTTATCCTCTCTTGTGTCTAACTACACTTCGTGGGGTTTGGTTGGAGAGATTAGAACCGAATGTCATAGCTACGGTCCGTCCGGTTTAACCTCGGTTCCGTCACAAGGCGTGACGGTGGGGTACACTTGTAGACAAGCGAACCCGGAGAGACATAAGTCTATAATCCGACCAGAACTGCTGACGAGCTCGTTGCTAAACGAAGTACATCATTTTCAGATGAGGGAAGGTGTGGGGCATGTGAGTTTGGTGGAGAGCGTTGCGGTTGTGAACCATTACAAGTACCAAGTGTGGGAGACTTTTAAAGCGAAGTTTGAGAGGAGAGTGGCGACTTATGTTGTGGACTGGCGAGAGAATCAGAACCAAGGGTCTAAAGACCGAGCTCCGGGGCTAGGGACGGAGGCGGTTGAGCCGGTGGATTGGAAGAGACGGTTCTGTGAGGTTTGGGATACTGGTTTGAAGGATTTGGTTTTGTCGAGTTTTGCTGATCAAGTGACTGGCTATTTGCCTTGGCAGAGGCAACTACAAGAATGA
- the LOC111199824 gene encoding TORTIFOLIA1-like protein 4 produces MSVNGRFPASPPVSLSPASSSSPSSHSQSPPDLKQRVIACLNKLADRDTLSLAAAELDSIARNLTHDSFASFLNCIHNTDSSSKSPVRKHSVAVLSLMSRHHGESLSPHLSKMVSTVIRRLRDPDSSVRSACAAATADISAHVTTQLFASVAKPLIETLIQEGDSNVQTGAAVCLAASVEAATDPEPEQLRKSLPKIGKLLKSEAFKAKAALLSAVGSIITAGGAGSKPVLDWLVPVLVEFLSSEDWAARKAAAEGLSRVSAAEEELAWEYKKACTAALESRRFDKVKSVRETMNRALSQWKEVANDVDEALLSPCTSSNIDVGFKSSRLKKSTPMIKRSTHRSYVATRQQKENLPRRNVTVSVASREEEKVKSGGADTIIKHTISEKSKEDKKVHVFGCGLRSGSRVAPCSEDGDDSCDSVVKNGKDGVDEIRKDSEELSLIREQLAMIENQQSSLLELLQKFMGSSQSGIQSLESRVSGLEMALDEISCDLAVSNGRVPKTSSCGGESCSKLPGAEFLSHKYWRKAEERPMQTRSTASETAAHENSLDQGMQKRGSVFQKSSGRNQFQDSMHTTLQKPTTRGRE; encoded by the exons ATGTCTGTTAACGGACGATTCCCGGCGAGTCCGCCGGTTTCTTTATCTCCGGCGTCTTCCTCTTCCCCGAGTTCTCACTCCCAGTCTCCCCCTGACCTGAAGCAACGAGTCATCGCTTGCCTCAACAAGCTCGCCGACCGCGACACCTTATCTCTCGCCGCGGCGGAGCTCGACTCCATCGCCAGAAACCTCACTCACGACTCCTTCGCTTCTTTCCTCAACTGCATCCACAACACCGACTCCTCATCTAAATCTCCGGTGAGAAAACACTCCGTCGCCGTCTTGTCGCTCATGTCTCGCCACCACGGCgagtctctctctcctcacctCTCCAAGATGGTCTCCACCGTCATCCGCCGTCTCAGAGACCCCGACTCCTCCGTTCGCTCCGCCTGCGCCGCCGCTACCGCCGACATATCCGCTCACGTCACGACGCAGCTGTTCGCCTCCGTCGCGAAACCGCTTATAGAGACGCTGATCCAAGAAGGCGACTCGAACGTGCAGACCGGAGCGGCGGTGTGCTTGGCGGCGTCGGTGGAAGCCGCGACGGACCCTGAACCGGAGCAGTTGAGGAAGTCTCTCCCGAAGATCGGGAAGCTGCTAAAGAGCGAGGCTTTCAAGGCGAAGGCGGCGCTTTTAAGCGCCGTGGGTAGTATCATCACCGCCGGTGGCGCTGGAAGTAAACCGGTTTTGGATTGGTTAGTTCCGGTTTTGGTTGAGTTTCTGAGCAGCGAAGATTGGGCGGCGAGGAAAGCCGCGGCGGAGGGGTTGAGTAGAGTCtcggcggcggaggaggagtTGGCGTGGGAATACAAGAAAGCTTGCACGGCGGCTCTGGAGAGCAGAAGGTTTGATAAGGTGAAGAGTGTGAGAGAGACTATGAACAGAGCGTTGAGTCAGTGGAAAGAAGTGGCCAATGATGTAGACGAAGCCTTGTTGTCTCCATGTACATCTTCCAACATTGACGTTGGTTTCAAGTCTTCAAGATTAAAGAAGTCAACGCCTATGATCAAGAGGTCAACGCATAGATCATATGTAGCAACTAGACAACAAAAAGAGAATCTTCCAAGAAGGAATGTGACCGTGTCAGTAGCTTCTAGGGAGGAGGAGAAGGTGAAGTCAGGGGGAGCAGATACAATAATCAAACATACAATCTCTGAGAAAAGCAAGGAAGATAAGAAAGTGCATGTCTTTGGTTGTGGTTTGAGGTCTGGCTCTAGGGTGGCACCATGCAGTGAGGATGGTGATGATTCTTGTGATTCTGTTGTCAAGAATGGTAAAGATGGTGTTGATGAGATCAGAAAAGATAGTGAGGAACTCTCTTTGATACGTGAGCAGCTTGCTATGATTGAGAACCAGCAGTCCAGTCTCTTAGAGCTACTTCAG AAATTTATGGGAAGCTCACAGAGTGGGATCCAGTCTCTGGAGTCTCGAGTAAGCGGTCTAGAGATGGCTTTGGATGAAATATCATGCGATCTTGCGGTTTCAAACGGGAGAGTACCTAAGACTAGTAGCTGTGGAGGGGAGAGTTGTTCAAAACTACCTGGTGCAGAGTTTTTAAGTCACAAGTACTGGAGAAAAGCAGAGGAGAGACCAATGCAAACCAGAAGCACAGCCAGTGAAACGGCTGCGCATGAGAACAGTTTGGACCAGGGGATGCAAAAGAGAGGTTCTGTTTTTCAAAAGAGTTCAGGAAGAAACCAGTTTCAAGACTCTATGCATACAACACTACAGAAACCAACAACCAG gGGAAGAGAGTGA